One genomic window of Capricornis sumatraensis isolate serow.1 chromosome 15, serow.2, whole genome shotgun sequence includes the following:
- the SPO11 gene encoding meiotic recombination protein SPO11 isoform X1, translated as MAFTPRGPEASFFEVLDQHRASLLAALKRGGEEPTGGGMRLASSSEVLSSVEKIIQDIVTSLARNEAPAFTIDNRSSWENIKFEDSVGLHMVSHCTTRKIKSDSPKSVKNFALILKILSMIYKLVQSNTYATKRDIYYTDSQLFGNQTVVDNIINDISCMLKVPRRSLHILSTSKGLIAGDLKYLEEDGTKVNCTRATAVAVPSNIQGIQNLITDAKFLLIVEKDATFQRLLDDNFCNKMSPCIMVTGKGVPDLNTRLLVKKLWDTFHIPVFTLVDADPHGIEIMCIYKYGSMAMSFEAHNLTVPAIRWLGLLPSDIKRLNIPKGTLIPLTKRDQMKLDSILKRPYITCQPFWRKEMEIMADSKMKAEIQALTFLSSDYLSRVYLPNKLKFGGWI; from the exons ATGGCCTTTACGCCCAGGGGCCCTGAGGCCTCGTTTTTCGAGGTTTTGGACCAGCACAGGGCTTCCCTACTGGCCGCCCTGAAGAGAGGCGGCGAGGAGCCCACGGGCGGGGGGATGCGCTTGGCTTCCAG TTCTGAGGTTCTTTCATCTGTAGAAAAAATTATCCAAGACATAGTCACAAGCTTGGCAAGAAATGAAGCACCTGCATTCACAATAGACAACAGATCAAGCTGGGAAAATATAAA GTTTGAAGATTCTGTGGGTCTTCACATGGTATCTCATTGTACCACAAGAAAAATCAAAAGTGATTCACCAAAATCAGTTAAAAATTTTG CGCTAATTCTTAAAATACTTTCCATGATTTATAAATTAGTACAGAGCAACACTTATGCAACCAAAAG agACATTTATTACACTGACAGCCAACTCTTTGGTAACCAGACTGTTGTGGACAATATTATTAATGATATTTCCTGTATGTTAAAAGTGCCGAGGAGGAGTCTGCATATA CTGTCTACATCAAAAGGTTTAATTGCTGGTGATTTAAAGTACCTTGAGGAAGATGGCACCAAGGTGAACTGCACACGTGCAACA GCTGTTGCTGTGCCATCTAATATTCAAGGAATTCAGA ATTTAATTACGGATGCAAAATTTCTACTAATTGTAGAAAAAGATGCAACATTTCAGCGCCTCCTGGATGACAACTTTTGCAACAAAATGTCTCCATGCATCATGGTCACG GGAAAGGGGGTACCTGATCTGAACACAAGACTTCTAGTCAAGAAGTTGTGGGATACATTTCACATTCCTGTTTTCACTCTGGTAGATGCTGATCCACATG GCATAGAGATAATGTGTATCTATAAGTACGGATCTATG GCTATGTCTTTTGAAGCCCATAATCTCACAGTTCCAGCTATTAGATGGCTTGGTCTCCTCCCTTCTGATATCAAAAG attaaATATACCCAAAGGTACTTTGATTCCACTGACGAAACGGGACCAGATGAAACTTGACAGCATCCTAAAGAGACCTTATATTACTTGCCAACCATTTTGGAGAAAAGaa